A genomic segment from Aegilops tauschii subsp. strangulata cultivar AL8/78 chromosome 1, Aet v6.0, whole genome shotgun sequence encodes:
- the LOC109753064 gene encoding uncharacterized protein: protein MENRDGSSLPDFLELQRTRVLCKADAPTHTEGFQYSGAFAAMGVDTSVSVEKFCKNFKIEINRLTDEDMEFDMIGVDASIANAFRRILIAEVPTMAIEKVFMVDNTSVIADEVLSHRLGLIPLDADPRLFDYISDDVPNERNTIVYKLHVSCEKGSQRLTVKSGQLEWLPEGSQLTMASPAQSGDNQRTYTSFGQSQQNTSERPLGVKYNDITIARLGPGQAIELEAHAVKGVGKVHAKWSPVATAWYRMLPEVVLLKEIKNGDAEELVKRCPVNVFDIEDLGKGEKRAVVAKPRSCTLCRECVRLADDQVELRRVRDHFIFTIESTGALPPEVLFTEAVKILEEKCERVISELS, encoded by the exons ATGGAAAACCGCGATGGTTCCTCACTGCCAGACTTTCTTGAGCTCCAGCGCACCCGTGTTCTCTGCAAGGCCGATGCCCCCACTCAT ACAGAAGGGTTTCAATACTCGGGTGCTTTTGCTGCTATGGGAGTTGATACTAGTGTTTCAGTTGAGAAGTTCTGCAAGAACTTTAAAATCGAGATAAATCGACTTACAGATGAGGATATGGAGTTTGATATGATTGGCGTTGATGCATCGATAGCTAATGCTTTCCGGAGAATCCTCATTGCAGAG GTTCCTACAATGGCcattgagaaagtcttcatgGTTGACAATACCTCAGTTATAGCAGATGAGGTCCTTTCACACCGACTAGGCCTTATTCCACTTGATGCTGATCCAAGGCTTTTTGATTATATCTCTG ATGATGTCCCAAATGAAAGGAACACTATTGTGTACAAACTGCATGTTTCATGTGAAAAGGGTTCCCAAAGGCTTACAG TTAAGTCTGGTCAATTGGAGTGGTTGCCAGAAGGCAGTCAATTAACTATGGCATCTCCTGCGCAATCTGGGGACAATCAGAGGACCTACACATCCTTTGGTCAAAGCCAACAGAATACCTCTGAAAGGCCTCTCGGTGTGAAGTATAATGACATAACAATTGCCAGGCTTGGGCCAGGACAG GCTATTGAGCTTGAGGCACATGCTGTTAAGGGAGTGGGGAAAGTTCATGCGAAGTGGTCTCCAGTTGCTACAGCCTGGTACAGGATGCTCCCCGAG GTTGTTCTTCTCAAAGAAATTAAAAATGGTGATGCAGAGGAGCTAGTGAAAAGATGCCCAGTTAATGTTTTTGACATTGAAGACCTGGGAAAGG GGGAGAAGAGAGCAGTTGTTGCAAAGCCAAGATCATGCACCCTTTGTAGGGAATGTGTCAGACTGGCTGACGATCAAGTAGAGCTACGGCGTGTTAGAGACCACTTCATTT TTACAATCGAGTCCACCGGAGCTCTTCCGCCAGAGGTGCTCTTCACAGAGGCCGTGAAGATCCTTGAGGAGAAGTGCGAGCGAGTGATATCCGAACTTTCCTGA